A genomic region of Canis aureus isolate CA01 chromosome 16, VMU_Caureus_v.1.0, whole genome shotgun sequence contains the following coding sequences:
- the UTS2R gene encoding urotensin-2 receptor has protein sequence MALSPEPASGFPVLAATGSTIPELSGAPDASHNGSWASPAEPSSLEDLVATGAIGAVLSAMGVVGVAGNAYTLVVMCRFLHTSASMYVYVINLALADLLYLLSIPFIVATYVTKEWHFGDVGCRVLFSLDFLTMHASIFTLTVMSSERYAAVLRPLDTAQRSKGYRKVLALGTWLLALLLALPMMLVIRLVHRGHKSLCLPVWGQRAHRAYLTLLFGTSIVGPGVVIGLLYVRLARAYWLSQRASFAQTRRLPNPRVLYLILGIVLLFWACFLPFWLWQLLAQYRGAQPLTPRMARIVNYLTTCLTYGNSCVNPFLYTLLTKNYREYRQRSLRARAARGPVHAGHFPRCRVRFHRGSGHSLSSSGQQATETAATSQAAPTVLCA, from the coding sequence ATGGCACTGAGCCCCGAGCCAGCGAGCGGGTTCCCCGTGCTGGCTGCAACGGGCAGCACCATCCCCGAGCTGTCGGGCGCCCCCGATGCCTCCCACAATGGCTCATGGGCCAGCCCGGCGGAGCCCAGCTCCCTGGAGGACCTGGTGGCCACCGGTGCCATCGGCGCAGTGCTCTCAGCCATGGGCGTGGTGGGCGTGGCAGGCAACGCGTACACGCTGGTGGTCATGTGCCGCTTCCTGCACACCTCGGCCTCCATGTATGTGTACGTCATCAACCTGGCGCTGGCTGACCTCCTGTACCTGCTCAGCATCCCCTTCATCGTGGCCACCTATGTCACCAAGGAGTGGCACTTTGGCGACGTGGGCTGCCGCGTCCTCTTCAGCCTGGACTTCCTGACCATGCACGCCAGCATCTTCACGCTGACCGTCATGAGCAGTGAGCGCTACGCCGCGGTGCTGAGGCCGCTGGACACGGCGCAGCGCTCCAAGGGCTACCGCAAGGTCCTAGCACTGGGCACGTGGCTGCTGGCGCTGCTGCTGGCGCTGCCCATGATGCTGGTCATCCGGCTGGTCCACAGGGGCCACAAGAGCCTCTGCCTGCCGGTCTGGGGCCAGCGTGCCCACCGTGCCTACCTAACGCTGCTCTTCGGGACCAGCATCGTGGGGCCCGGCGTGGTCATCGGGCTGCTGTACGTGCGCCTGGCGCGGGCCTACTGGCTGTCCCAGCGGGCCTCCTTCGCTCAGACGCGGCGGCTGCCCAACCCCAGGGTGCTCTACCTCATCCTGGGCATCGTGCTGCTCTTCTGGGCCTGCTTCCTGCCCTTCTGGCTGTGGCAGCTCCTCGCCCAGTACCGGGGGGCCCAGCCGCTCACGCCCCGCATGGCGCGCATCGTCAACTACCTGACCACCTGCCTCACCTACGGCAACAGCTGCGTCAACCCCTTCCTCTACACGCTGCTCACCAAGAACTACCGCGAGTACCGCCAGCGCTCGCTGCGCGCCAGGGCCGCCCGTGGGCCCGTGCACGCGGGCCACTTCCCGCGGTGCCGTGTCCGCTTCCACCGTGGCTCCGGTCACTCGCTGTCCTCCAGTGGCCAGCAGGCCACGGAGACCGCCGCCACGTCCCAGGCGGCCCCAACAGTGCTGTGTGCCTGA